In Aegilops tauschii subsp. strangulata cultivar AL8/78 chromosome 3, Aet v6.0, whole genome shotgun sequence, one genomic interval encodes:
- the LOC109777484 gene encoding citrate-binding protein-like → MASLTSSPWLHLLLLLMAMGGTFTAAGGSGNPTAGFQKVHLADGDFQVQSPYNVPESQRFQYRDGVRTFWVHRNDKPFNTATHTNPRSEVRLRGHDYSSGVWQFEGYGYVPSGTSGVSVMQIHNEEGAAHSTVLMLHVYDGVLRFYSGAAVEPDIYDRWFRLNVMHDVGASTVAVYVDGEHKFSTSVTPSESYYFKFGVYMQHHDQSSCMESRWTNVTLYTKH, encoded by the exons ATGGCTTCTCTCACGAGTAGTCCATGGCTTCATCTCCTACTGCTCCTCATGGCCATGGGCGGCACGTTCACGGCCGCCGGTGGCAGCGGGAACCCCACCGCCGGGTTCCAGAAGGTGCATCTCGCCGACGGCGATTTCCAGGTGCAGAGCCCGTACAACGTGCCGGAGAGCCAGCGGTTCCAGTACCGCGACGGCGTGCGGACGTTCTGGGTGCACCGAAACGACAAGCCCTTCAACACCGCCACACACACCAATCCGCGCTCCGAAGTCAGGCTCCGG GGCCACGACTACTCGTCGGGGGTGTGGCAGTTCGAGGGCTATGGCTACGTGCCGTCGGGGACCTCCGGCGTGTCGGTGATGCAGATCCACAACGAGGAGGGCGCCGCGCATTCGACGGTGTTGATGTTGCACGTCTATGACGGCGTCCTGCGGTTCTATAGTGGGGCGGCCGTCGAGCCCGACATCTACGACCGGTGGTTCCGCCTCAATGTAATGCACGACGTCGGCGCATCCACGGTGGCCGTGTATGTCGACGGCGAGCACAAGTTCAGCACCAGCGTGACCCCCAGCGAGTCCTATTATTTCAAGTTCGGGGTCTACATGCAGCACCACGACCAATCCAGCTGCATGGAGTCACGATGGACCAACGTCACGCTCTATACTAAGCACTAG